A single region of the Deltaproteobacteria bacterium genome encodes:
- a CDS encoding ketoacyl-ACP synthase III, with the protein MIRTRISGTGMYVPERRITNKDLEALMDTTDEWIRQRSGIVERRWISEGQLPADLAEAASREALTRAGLEASDIDCIVLATLSSQADFPGTSFFLQERLGGTAPCFDLRAQCSGFIYGLGVARGFVASGQFRRVLLVGCEVHSTGIDISTEGRDVAVLFGDGAGAVVVEANTDPDDPADILAVRMHAEGKYAKKLWIEAPGSGHAPTRLTPEVLARKAHFPKMDGKFVFKHAVTRMPEVLGEALAQAGVKQDDVDLFLFHQANLRINEFVANALQIPERKLRNNIQRYGNCSAASIPILLAEAQAEGALERGRLVSMTGFGSGFSWGSALVRW; encoded by the coding sequence ATGATTCGCACGCGCATCAGCGGAACCGGCATGTACGTGCCGGAGCGGCGCATCACGAACAAAGACCTCGAAGCGCTCATGGACACCACCGACGAGTGGATCCGCCAGCGCTCCGGAATCGTGGAGCGGCGCTGGATCAGCGAGGGGCAGCTGCCGGCGGATCTCGCGGAGGCGGCGAGCCGAGAGGCGCTCACGCGCGCCGGACTCGAAGCGAGCGACATCGACTGCATCGTGCTGGCGACGCTCTCGTCGCAGGCGGACTTCCCGGGCACCTCGTTCTTCCTGCAGGAGCGGCTCGGCGGCACCGCACCTTGCTTCGACCTGCGCGCCCAGTGCAGCGGCTTCATCTACGGCCTCGGCGTCGCGCGCGGCTTCGTCGCGTCGGGGCAATTCCGGCGCGTACTGCTCGTAGGCTGCGAGGTGCACTCGACCGGCATCGACATCTCGACCGAGGGCCGCGATGTCGCGGTGCTGTTCGGCGACGGCGCCGGCGCGGTCGTGGTCGAGGCGAACACCGATCCCGACGACCCCGCCGACATTCTCGCCGTACGCATGCACGCGGAAGGCAAGTACGCGAAGAAGCTCTGGATCGAGGCGCCGGGCTCAGGCCACGCGCCCACCCGCCTCACGCCCGAGGTGCTCGCGCGCAAGGCGCACTTCCCGAAGATGGACGGCAAGTTCGTGTTCAAGCACGCCGTCACGCGCATGCCCGAGGTGTTAGGGGAGGCGCTCGCACAAGCGGGCGTGAAGCAGGACGATGTCGACCTGTTCCTCTTCCACCAAGCGAACCTGCGCATCAACGAGTTCGTGGCGAACGCGCTGCAGATCCCCGAGCGCAAGCTCCGTAACAACATCCAGCGCTACGGGAACTGCTCCGCCGCCTCGATCCCGATCCTGCTCGCGGAAGCCCAAGCCGAGGGCGCGC
- the hflX gene encoding GTPase HflX, translated as MASAAGQPRSSGSKLRAVCCHLGAGPPDEVRVEGNTSGLKASHVKRLEHLGRRSIPPDRLVTHELARELTELSHEIRRVVGVLIDRRGAVTHVMCGGNRGLTMPDWGRMRAGPGRLRGLRCVHTRFADAEPLSQDDLTDLAKLHLDAMATVAVGEEGLPGLVHTAALRPANGDGAGIQYLPPKPASLVDLPFLDWIRGLDDELSRGVRTKKVAGEDRAVLVVVTSGRSRSETDASTEELRELARSANVEVVDVLVQNRPQPDPRTVIGSGKLQDLAIRCFQSDVDLVIFDDDLSGTQARNLAEALDLRVIDRTQLILDIFAQRATSRDGKLQVELAQLKYTLPRLAQSDTSLSRLGAGVGGRGPGETKLEMDRRRVRDRVTRLERELRQLGEQREQRRARRGRRGAPVLSIVGYTNAGKSTLLRALTRTDVLVADKMFATLDPASRRLRFPRDREVIVTDTVGFIRNLPETLVAAFRATLEELREADVFLHVVDASAEGVERRMAAVHAVLSEMGLRERPEILVFNKIDQLPPGEGARLAAEFGAVPVSALARTGFEAVLERAEIELFDSKPIALSLTADYGAEGGLS; from the coding sequence ATGGCCTCGGCCGCGGGACAACCCCGCAGCTCGGGGAGTAAGCTGCGCGCCGTTTGCTGCCACCTGGGAGCGGGGCCACCGGACGAAGTGCGCGTCGAAGGAAACACGAGCGGTCTCAAGGCGAGCCACGTGAAACGGCTCGAGCACCTGGGGCGACGCAGCATCCCGCCGGACCGGCTCGTGACCCACGAGCTGGCGCGCGAGCTCACCGAGCTTTCGCACGAGATTCGGCGCGTGGTGGGCGTGCTGATCGACCGGCGCGGTGCCGTGACCCACGTGATGTGCGGCGGGAACCGCGGGCTCACCATGCCGGATTGGGGTCGCATGCGCGCCGGCCCGGGCCGCCTGCGCGGCCTGCGCTGCGTACACACGCGCTTCGCCGACGCCGAGCCGCTCTCGCAGGACGACCTGACCGACCTCGCGAAGCTGCACCTCGACGCGATGGCGACGGTCGCGGTGGGCGAGGAGGGCCTGCCGGGTCTCGTGCACACCGCGGCGCTGCGGCCCGCGAACGGCGACGGCGCGGGCATCCAGTACCTGCCGCCAAAGCCCGCCTCGCTCGTCGACCTGCCCTTCCTCGACTGGATTCGCGGGCTCGATGACGAGCTCTCGCGCGGCGTGCGCACCAAGAAGGTCGCGGGCGAGGACCGCGCGGTGCTCGTGGTGGTTACGTCGGGGCGCAGCCGTAGCGAGACCGACGCCTCGACCGAGGAGCTCCGCGAGCTCGCGCGCTCCGCAAACGTCGAGGTGGTGGATGTGCTGGTGCAGAACCGGCCGCAGCCCGATCCGCGCACCGTGATCGGCTCGGGCAAGCTGCAGGACCTCGCGATCCGCTGCTTCCAGAGCGACGTCGATCTCGTGATCTTCGACGACGACTTGTCAGGGACGCAGGCGCGCAACCTCGCCGAGGCGCTCGACCTGCGCGTGATCGATCGCACGCAGCTGATCCTCGACATCTTTGCCCAGCGCGCGACGAGCCGTGACGGCAAGCTGCAGGTGGAGCTCGCGCAGCTGAAGTACACGCTGCCGCGGCTCGCGCAGAGCGACACCTCGCTGTCGCGCCTCGGCGCCGGCGTCGGCGGACGCGGTCCCGGCGAGACGAAGCTCGAGATGGATCGCCGACGCGTGCGCGATCGCGTGACGCGCCTCGAGCGCGAGCTGCGCCAGCTCGGCGAGCAGCGCGAGCAGCGCCGGGCTCGGCGTGGGCGCCGCGGCGCGCCGGTGCTCTCGATCGTGGGCTACACGAACGCCGGCAAGAGCACGTTGTTACGGGCGCTCACGCGCACCGACGTGCTCGTCGCCGACAAGATGTTCGCGACGCTCGATCCCGCCTCGCGCCGCCTGCGCTTCCCGCGCGACCGCGAAGTGATCGTGACCGACACCGTGGGCTTCATCCGGAACCTGCCCGAGACGCTCGTCGCCGCCTTCCGCGCCACGCTCGAAGAGCTGCGTGAGGCCGACGTCTTTCTCCACGTGGTGGACGCGTCCGCGGAGGGCGTCGAGCGACGCATGGCCGCGGTGCACGCGGTGCTGAGCGAGATGGGACTGCGCGAGCGGCCCGAGATTCTCGTGTTCAACAAGATCGACCAGCTACCGCCGGGCGAAGGCGCGCGGCTGGCGGCCGAGTTCGGCGCGGTGCCGGTGTCCGCGCTCGCGCGCACGGGCTTCGAGGCCGTGCTGGAGCGCGCCGAGATCGAGCTGTTCGACTCGAAGCCGATCGCGCTTTCCCTAACAGCAGACTACGGCGCCGAAGGGGGGCTCTCATGA
- the glmU gene encoding bifunctional UDP-N-acetylglucosamine diphosphorylase/glucosamine-1-phosphate N-acetyltransferase GlmU, which produces MSANVRLAVLLLAAGKGTRMKSRRTKVLHEICGRPMLAYPLAAAAQVGAEKLVVVIGRDADQVEAAFAGRAQFVIQAEQGGTGHAVQVALPKLGDFAGDVLVLYGDTPLLRAETLARMQAKRRETGAPLVILTSPEPLPGLVVRGADGRVERIVEQTDAKTPAELAIREGNTGVYLCDGAFLASAVAQLEPKNVQGELYLTDVVAIARRRGLAVEAIQLADADEALGVNTRAELARAAAVQRRRNVERWMAEGVTFIDPENVYVDTDVAIGRDTQIDPGVVITGPTRIGEGAHVKAHCVIESSVLDDDVVVGPSAHLRPGSHLKSGVRIGNFVEVKNSVLGRGVKADHLAYIGDADVGEDSSFGCGAITVNYDWVNKHRTTVGERVRIGCNANLIAPIALESDSYVAAGTTVTKPVPSDAIAVGAARQKNVEGWGKKRRKAGTGGGHSGSQHG; this is translated from the coding sequence ATGAGCGCGAACGTGAGGCTGGCGGTGCTTCTGCTTGCGGCGGGCAAGGGCACGCGCATGAAGTCGCGGCGTACGAAGGTGCTGCACGAGATCTGCGGGCGGCCGATGCTCGCGTACCCGCTCGCGGCGGCGGCGCAGGTGGGCGCCGAGAAGCTCGTCGTGGTGATCGGGCGCGACGCGGACCAAGTCGAAGCGGCGTTCGCGGGCCGCGCGCAGTTCGTGATCCAGGCCGAGCAGGGCGGCACCGGCCACGCGGTGCAAGTCGCGCTGCCGAAGCTCGGCGACTTCGCGGGCGATGTGCTCGTGCTCTACGGCGACACGCCGCTGCTGCGCGCCGAGACGCTCGCGCGCATGCAGGCGAAGCGGCGCGAGACCGGCGCGCCCCTCGTGATCCTGACTTCTCCCGAGCCGCTGCCCGGCCTCGTCGTGCGCGGCGCGGATGGGCGCGTCGAGCGCATCGTCGAGCAGACCGACGCGAAGACGCCCGCCGAGCTCGCGATTCGCGAGGGCAACACGGGCGTCTACCTCTGCGACGGCGCCTTTCTCGCGAGCGCCGTCGCGCAGCTCGAGCCGAAGAATGTGCAGGGCGAGCTGTACCTGACCGACGTGGTCGCGATCGCGCGCAGGCGCGGGCTCGCGGTGGAAGCGATTCAGCTGGCCGACGCGGACGAAGCGCTCGGCGTGAACACGCGCGCCGAGCTCGCGCGCGCCGCCGCGGTGCAGCGCCGCCGCAACGTCGAGCGGTGGATGGCCGAGGGCGTGACGTTCATCGATCCCGAGAACGTCTACGTCGACACCGATGTCGCGATCGGGCGCGACACGCAGATCGATCCCGGCGTCGTGATCACCGGCCCGACGCGCATCGGCGAGGGCGCGCACGTGAAGGCGCACTGCGTGATCGAGTCGAGCGTGCTCGACGACGACGTGGTCGTGGGCCCGAGCGCGCACCTGCGCCCCGGCTCGCACCTGAAGAGCGGCGTGCGCATCGGCAACTTCGTCGAGGTGAAGAACAGCGTGCTCGGGCGCGGCGTGAAGGCCGACCACCTCGCCTACATCGGCGACGCCGACGTCGGCGAAGACTCGAGCTTCGGCTGCGGCGCGATCACCGTGAACTACGACTGGGTGAACAAGCACCGCACCACCGTGGGCGAGCGCGTGCGCATCGGTTGCAACGCGAACCTGATCGCGCCGATCGCGCTCGAGAGCGACAGCTACGTCGCCGCGGGCACCACCGTGACGAAGCCGGTGCCGAGCGATGCGATCGCGGTGGGCGCGGCGCGGCAGAAGAACGTCGAAGGCTGGGGCAAGAAGCGGCGAAAGGCCGGAACCGGCGGCGGGCACTCGGGGTCGCAACACGGCTGA
- the glmS gene encoding glutamine--fructose-6-phosphate transaminase (isomerizing), whose translation MCGIVGYVGRKRSVNEVLLDGLRRLEYRGYDSAGVAVWDGAALKVRRAVGKLANLDAEIRGEDLAGVVGLGHTRWATHGKPSVPNAHPHVAGDVTIIHNGIVENYREIRAELEAAGRTIRSETDTELVAHLIDMEVARGVDLLTATRGVAKRLLGSYALAVFSTRTPDHIVVAKHGGSPLIFGLGQGESFLASDIPAILPHTRSMLFLADGEFAVLSRDGVQIVDANGHLIERAPRTIQWDPVSAEKGGFDHFMQKEIFEQPRALRDTLGTRVREDSLDLDLDGIDLSPAAVKNVERITLLACGTAYYAASVGKYLIEQLAGIPCEVDLASEYRYRRPIVGANALVIPVSQSGETADTLAALREAKSRGARVLAVCNTRDSAIARESHDVLYTAAGPEIGVASTKCFTAQVLALYLIALKLGIARKTLGGEDLKQAFANLRSLPRIVEKTLALDAQIRAVAQRYFRATNFLFLGRGIMYPIALEGALKLKEISYIHAEGYAAGEMKHGPIALIDQNIPVVVIANRSPVYDKMISNLEQVRARDGQVIAIASEGDTAIAEKADAVIRIPELGEHLTALLATIPVQLLAYHVATLKGTDVDQPRNLAKSVTVE comes from the coding sequence ATGTGTGGAATCGTCGGGTACGTCGGGCGCAAGCGTTCGGTGAACGAGGTGCTGCTCGACGGCCTGCGCCGGCTCGAATACCGCGGCTACGACTCCGCGGGCGTCGCGGTGTGGGACGGCGCCGCGCTGAAGGTGCGGCGCGCGGTCGGGAAGCTCGCGAATCTCGACGCCGAGATTCGCGGCGAAGATCTCGCGGGCGTCGTCGGCCTCGGTCACACGCGCTGGGCCACGCACGGCAAGCCGAGCGTTCCGAACGCGCATCCCCACGTCGCCGGCGACGTCACGATCATCCACAACGGCATCGTCGAGAACTACCGCGAGATTCGCGCCGAGCTCGAAGCCGCGGGCCGCACGATCCGCAGCGAGACCGACACGGAGCTCGTCGCGCACCTGATCGACATGGAGGTCGCGCGCGGCGTCGATCTGCTCACCGCGACGCGCGGCGTCGCCAAGCGACTGCTCGGCAGCTACGCGCTCGCGGTGTTCTCGACGCGCACGCCGGATCACATCGTCGTCGCGAAGCACGGCGGCAGTCCCCTAATCTTCGGCCTCGGTCAGGGCGAGTCGTTCCTCGCCAGCGACATCCCCGCGATCCTGCCGCACACGCGCTCGATGCTGTTCCTCGCGGACGGCGAGTTCGCGGTGCTCTCGCGCGACGGCGTGCAGATCGTGGACGCGAACGGCCACCTGATCGAGCGCGCGCCGCGCACGATCCAGTGGGATCCGGTCAGCGCGGAGAAGGGCGGCTTCGATCACTTCATGCAGAAGGAGATCTTCGAGCAGCCGCGCGCGCTGCGCGACACGCTCGGCACGCGCGTTCGCGAAGACTCGCTCGATCTCGACCTCGACGGCATCGATCTCTCGCCCGCCGCGGTGAAGAACGTCGAGCGCATCACGCTGCTGGCGTGTGGCACTGCTTACTACGCCGCGTCGGTCGGCAAGTACCTGATCGAGCAGCTCGCCGGCATTCCCTGCGAGGTCGATCTCGCGAGCGAGTACCGCTACCGGCGGCCGATCGTGGGCGCGAACGCGCTCGTGATCCCCGTCTCGCAGTCGGGCGAGACCGCCGACACGCTCGCCGCGCTGCGCGAGGCGAAGTCGCGCGGCGCGCGCGTGCTCGCAGTGTGCAACACGCGCGACTCCGCGATCGCGCGCGAGAGCCACGACGTGCTCTACACCGCGGCGGGCCCGGAGATCGGCGTCGCGTCGACGAAGTGCTTCACCGCGCAGGTCCTCGCGCTCTACCTGATCGCGCTGAAGCTCGGCATCGCGCGCAAGACCCTCGGCGGCGAGGACCTGAAGCAAGCCTTCGCGAACCTGCGCAGCCTGCCGCGCATCGTCGAGAAGACGCTCGCGCTCGACGCGCAGATTCGCGCCGTCGCGCAGCGCTACTTCCGCGCCACGAACTTCCTCTTCCTCGGCCGCGGGATCATGTATCCGATCGCGCTCGAGGGCGCGCTGAAGCTCAAGGAGATCTCGTACATCCACGCCGAGGGCTACGCCGCGGGCGAGATGAAGCACGGCCCGATTGCGCTGATCGATCAGAACATACCGGTCGTCGTGATCGCGAACCGCAGCCCGGTATACGACAAGATGATCTCGAACCTCGAGCAAGTGCGCGCTCGCGACGGCCAAGTGATCGCGATCGCGAGCGAGGGCGACACCGCGATCGCGGAGAAGGCCGACGCGGTGATCCGCATCCCCGAGCTGGGCGAGCACCTGACCGCGCTGCTCGCGACGATTCCGGTGCAGCTGCTCGCCTACCACGTCGCGACGCTCAAGGGCACGGACGTGGATCAACCGCGCAACCTCGCGAAGTCAGTGACGGTCGAGTAG
- a CDS encoding MBL fold metallo-hydrolase: MVARLLVLVFVALIPSLSIADEADKERVSELLTRGERLERAVRVHERIWLASGNSNAYLVTTPAGNVLIDTGATFDAERTRRALDAVPGEIRAVVLTHAHVDHVGGMPLLAPKGVPVIAHRAMRQRLADQIALTPFRNKRARVLWSAVMDGQEAHPVADVAPSVIVDDAHELELGGTRFVVLATPGGEGPDGLTVWIPELGAIFTGDLCGPTTASFPNLFTLRGENLREAVPMIASLDRVLAISPRPRLWLPGHFEPVRGRKQIRSTLQRTRDAVAYVHAATVSGMNAGKDLWTLMREVKLPPELAVSEQYGRVAWGVRAICESYTGWFRYESTAELYATPRSVADAELVALAGGASAVAARAQQHVARGEPELALHFVDAALAADAKSRDALAAKRAALEALLARDGANFQLGGWLRHELRAVEALLAH, from the coding sequence ATGGTTGCTCGGTTGCTCGTGCTCGTGTTCGTTGCGCTGATTCCTTCGCTTTCGATTGCAGACGAAGCGGACAAGGAGCGCGTGTCGGAGTTGCTCACGCGCGGGGAGCGGCTCGAGCGGGCGGTGCGGGTGCACGAGCGGATTTGGCTCGCGTCGGGGAATTCGAATGCGTACTTGGTGACGACGCCGGCGGGGAACGTGCTGATCGACACGGGGGCGACGTTCGACGCGGAGCGCACGCGGCGCGCGCTCGATGCGGTGCCTGGCGAGATTCGCGCGGTGGTGCTCACGCATGCGCACGTCGATCACGTCGGCGGCATGCCGCTGCTCGCGCCGAAGGGTGTGCCGGTGATCGCGCATCGCGCGATGCGGCAGCGGCTCGCGGATCAGATCGCGCTGACGCCGTTCCGTAACAAGCGGGCGCGCGTGCTCTGGAGCGCGGTGATGGATGGGCAGGAGGCGCATCCGGTCGCGGACGTAGCGCCCAGCGTGATCGTGGACGACGCACACGAGCTCGAGCTCGGCGGTACGCGCTTCGTCGTGCTCGCGACGCCGGGCGGAGAGGGGCCCGACGGGCTCACGGTCTGGATCCCGGAGCTCGGTGCGATCTTCACCGGTGATCTGTGCGGGCCGACGACTGCGTCGTTCCCGAATCTGTTCACGCTGCGCGGCGAGAATCTGCGCGAGGCGGTTCCGATGATCGCTTCGCTCGATCGCGTGCTCGCGATCTCGCCGCGTCCTCGCCTCTGGCTGCCCGGGCATTTCGAGCCCGTGCGCGGGCGGAAGCAGATTCGCTCGACGCTGCAGCGCACGCGCGACGCGGTCGCGTACGTGCACGCTGCGACCGTCTCGGGCATGAACGCGGGCAAGGATCTCTGGACGCTGATGCGCGAGGTGAAGCTGCCGCCGGAGCTCGCGGTGTCGGAGCAGTATGGGCGCGTCGCCTGGGGCGTGCGCGCGATCTGTGAGTCGTACACGGGCTGGTTCCGCTACGAGTCGACCGCGGAGCTCTACGCGACGCCGCGCAGCGTCGCGGACGCGGAGCTCGTGGCGCTCGCGGGCGGCGCCAGCGCGGTCGCGGCGCGCGCGCAGCAGCACGTGGCGCGCGGCGAGCCCGAGCTCGCGCTCCACTTCGTCGATGCCGCGCTCGCGGCGGACGCGAAGAGCCGCGACGCGCTCGCCGCGAAGCGCGCTGCGCTCGAGGCGCTGCTCGCGCGCGACGGCGCGAACTTCCAGCTCGGCGGCTGGCTGCGGCACGAGCTGCGGGCAGTCGAGGCGCTGCTGGCGCATTGA
- a CDS encoding UvrD-helicase domain-containing protein, which translates to MNPEQREAVLATEGPVLVLAGAGSGKTRVLTHRIAYLVGHCGIAPEAILAVTFTNKAAGEMRERVGKLLGPDGVGVWLATFHSTCVRILRSEIGHLGRSRGFVVYDESDSLSLVQEAMRRHGLDPKGPDARRLRWRIDQWKNAGDLPAAAAEKASDIEARQAAEVYATYQRLLAEANALDFGDLLLLTVDLFDRFPNVLRHYQERWQYLLIDEYQDTNRVQYRLVKQLAALHRNVCVVGDPQQSIYGWRGADVNNILDFERDNPGAQTVKLVRNYRSSQEILSGAGAVVEKNRGSPLQLIAERGAGERIVLYEARDERDEGQYVVRRILEEVRDGGRKYGDCAVFYRTNAQSRPIEEELLKYDVPYVVVGGVRFYDRAEVKDVLCYLRAVVNPADAAALARIANRPARGIGDTTLDRAMELARARGVSFEEGMRLFAASDAAGRARPKLVAFLELMDALRRDIAALAPADAIAEALRRSGYLLALERENTPEAESRLENLRELVASAEDFSADSAEIADASRTPLERFLDQVALVSDLDSAELRSDRVSLMTVHSAKGLEFPVVFVAGLEEGVFPHQAAARDGRDIEEERRLCYVAMTRAMERLTLSYARERRRYGQHTYGSPSRFLREIPQKLLDFRGGAAFERPREVDAPVRERSAGRHYDYSYDQGASDGDSAGDAGVRRGTRVRHPIFGAGAVLEVIGRGPSQKLRIQFDRAGVKTVLVRYANLELG; encoded by the coding sequence ATGAACCCCGAGCAGCGCGAGGCAGTCCTCGCGACCGAAGGCCCGGTGCTCGTGCTCGCGGGCGCCGGCTCCGGCAAGACGCGCGTGCTCACGCACCGCATCGCGTACCTGGTCGGGCACTGCGGCATCGCGCCCGAAGCGATCCTCGCCGTCACGTTCACCAACAAGGCCGCGGGCGAGATGCGCGAGCGCGTGGGCAAGCTGCTCGGCCCCGACGGCGTCGGCGTGTGGCTCGCCACGTTTCACTCGACGTGCGTGCGCATTCTGCGCAGCGAGATCGGCCACCTCGGCCGCTCGCGCGGCTTCGTGGTCTACGACGAGTCGGACTCGCTCTCGCTCGTGCAGGAAGCGATGCGCCGCCACGGCCTCGATCCGAAGGGCCCCGACGCGCGCCGCCTGCGCTGGCGCATCGATCAGTGGAAGAACGCGGGCGACTTGCCTGCCGCCGCCGCCGAGAAGGCGAGCGACATCGAGGCCCGCCAAGCCGCCGAGGTCTACGCGACGTACCAGCGCCTGCTCGCCGAGGCGAACGCGCTGGACTTCGGCGACTTGTTATTGCTCACGGTCGATCTCTTCGACCGCTTCCCGAACGTGCTGCGCCACTACCAAGAGCGCTGGCAGTACCTGCTGATCGACGAGTACCAGGACACGAACCGCGTCCAGTACCGCCTCGTGAAGCAGCTCGCAGCGCTGCACCGGAACGTGTGCGTCGTCGGAGATCCGCAGCAGTCGATCTACGGATGGCGCGGCGCCGACGTGAACAACATCCTCGACTTCGAGCGCGACAACCCCGGCGCTCAGACCGTGAAGCTCGTGCGCAACTACCGCTCGTCGCAGGAGATCCTGAGTGGCGCGGGCGCGGTGGTCGAGAAGAATCGCGGCTCGCCCTTGCAGCTGATCGCCGAGCGCGGCGCGGGCGAGCGCATCGTGCTCTACGAAGCGCGCGACGAGCGCGACGAGGGGCAGTACGTGGTGCGGCGCATCCTCGAAGAGGTGCGCGACGGCGGGCGCAAGTACGGAGACTGCGCGGTCTTCTATCGCACGAATGCGCAGTCGCGGCCGATCGAAGAGGAGCTGCTGAAGTACGACGTGCCCTACGTCGTGGTCGGCGGCGTGCGCTTCTACGACCGCGCCGAAGTGAAGGACGTGCTGTGTTACTTGCGCGCGGTCGTGAACCCCGCGGATGCCGCGGCGCTCGCGCGCATCGCGAACCGACCCGCGCGCGGCATCGGCGACACCACGCTCGACCGGGCGATGGAGCTGGCGCGCGCGCGCGGCGTCTCGTTCGAGGAGGGCATGCGCCTGTTCGCCGCGAGCGACGCCGCGGGCCGCGCGCGCCCGAAGCTCGTCGCGTTCCTCGAGCTGATGGACGCGCTGCGCCGCGACATCGCGGCGCTCGCGCCCGCCGACGCGATCGCGGAGGCGCTGCGGCGCAGCGGCTACCTGCTCGCGCTCGAGCGCGAGAACACGCCGGAGGCGGAGTCGCGGCTCGAGAACTTGCGCGAGCTGGTCGCGAGCGCGGAGGACTTCTCGGCCGACAGCGCCGAGATCGCGGACGCGTCGCGCACGCCACTCGAACGCTTCCTCGACCAAGTGGCGCTCGTCTCCGATCTCGACAGCGCGGAGCTGAGAAGCGACCGCGTCTCCCTGATGACCGTGCACTCCGCTAAGGGCCTCGAGTTCCCCGTCGTGTTCGTGGCTGGCCTCGAAGAGGGCGTCTTCCCGCATCAAGCCGCCGCGCGTGACGGGCGCGACATCGAGGAGGAACGGCGCCTCTGTTACGTGGCGATGACGCGCGCGATGGAGCGCCTCACGCTCAGCTACGCGCGCGAGCGCCGGCGCTACGGCCAGCACACCTACGGCTCGCCCTCGCGCTTCCTGCGCGAGATCCCGCAGAAGCTGCTGGACTTCCGCGGCGGCGCCGCGTTCGAGCGGCCGCGCGAGGTCGACGCGCCGGTGCGCGAGCGCAGCGCCGGCCGCCACTACGACTACAGCTACGACCAGGGCGCCAGCGACGGCGACTCCGCTGGCGACGCGGGCGTGCGCCGAGGCACGCGCGTGCGCCACCCGATCTTCGGCGCCGGCGCCGTGCTCGAAGTGATCGGGCGCGGGCCCTCGCAAAAGCTGCGCATCCAGTTCGACCGCGCGGGCGTGAAGACCGTGCTCGTGCGCTACGCGAATCTCGAGCTCGGTTGA
- a CDS encoding alpha/beta fold hydrolase yields MKLQEKMVAIALGGAGESLEGTFLGGASGDDRGALIAPPHPLYGGSMESPVVAEVAFACHRAGIATLRFNWRGVGASAGEPSGDEGDADADYGAALAHLAETVPGALLACGYSFGSAAAVRAAERSPRVRRLVLVAPPPALIAPARIAALRARALVITGDRDNFVRVAALQDAFASAANVTLRVLPGVDHFFMDGLSDLGKEVSEWLWGGE; encoded by the coding sequence ATGAAGCTGCAAGAGAAGATGGTCGCGATCGCGCTCGGCGGTGCGGGCGAATCCCTCGAAGGCACCTTCCTCGGCGGCGCGAGTGGCGACGACCGCGGCGCGCTGATCGCGCCGCCGCATCCGCTCTACGGCGGCAGCATGGAGTCGCCCGTCGTCGCGGAGGTCGCGTTCGCGTGCCACCGCGCGGGCATCGCGACGTTGCGCTTCAACTGGCGCGGCGTGGGCGCGAGCGCGGGCGAGCCCTCTGGCGACGAAGGCGACGCGGACGCCGACTACGGCGCCGCGCTCGCGCATCTCGCCGAGACCGTGCCCGGCGCGCTGCTCGCGTGCGGCTACTCGTTCGGCAGCGCCGCCGCCGTGCGCGCCGCCGAGCGCAGCCCGCGCGTGCGCCGCCTCGTGCTCGTCGCGCCGCCGCCCGCGCTGATCGCGCCCGCGCGCATCGCCGCGCTGCGCGCGCGCGCGCTGGTCATCACGGGCGACCGCGACAACTTCGTGCGCGTGGCCGCGCTGCAGGACGCGTTCGCGAGCGCAGCGAACGTCACGCTGCGCGTGCTGCCTGGCGTCGACCACTTCTTTATGGACGGGCTGAGCGACCTGGGGAAGGAAGTGAGCGAGTGGCTGTGGGGCGGCGAGTAG